The segment TTTCTCGTTTCTACTTATTTCATCAACTCAAGCAATTCTTCTTCGCTCATTTCTATCTCTTCCTCTGTTTCCTCGCCCATATTGGCTTCACCACCTATGATGATACCATATTTTTCCTCCTCAGGAGAAACACGTAGACCAATGGTTTTTTTCAATAACATAAACATGAGGAAAGACACCGATGTGGTAAAAACAAAGGCAACCAATACACCAAATGCTTGTACACCTAACTGAGTCAATCGAGTTGTTTCTGGTGAGATCTCTCCAAAAATCGCTACACATAGTGTCCCCCACACACCACAAAAGCCATGTACAGGGATAGCCCCTACGGGATCATCTAGTTTAAGTTTGTGTAGGATCAGGTCGAAAGCATAATTGTGTACCAGGCCTGCAGTCAGACCAACAGCCAAAGCACCCAAATGGTCTACATTGGCACAGCAAGCAGTAATGGCTACCAGCCCCCCAATGATTCCTCCAAGAAACTTAGGGTACAGATCCTTTCGATCTTGAAACCAATAACAATGAAAAAATGCTACCAACCCAGCTGCTGCTCCAGCGATGTTGGTGTTGAGGATGATTTCACCAACTGCTCCATCGAGTGCCAATTGGCTGCCACCATTGAACCCCCACCATCCGAGCCATAAAATCAAGAGCCCCAACACGCTGTAGGCATAGTTGGCTGGTTTAAACTCTAACGGATTCCCATCCTTGTCAAACCTGCCTAACCGAGGACCTATGACCCATATCCCAACCAATCCTACCCAAGCACCTATCGAGTGTACAACCGTTGATCCTGCAAAATCAATAAAACCTAAATCTGCCAACCAAGCAGGATTGTCTGCATAGAACAAATTGCCCCATACCCAATGACCATAAACTGGATAAATCACCACAGCTACAATGGCCGAGGCGGTCATGTAGGGAATGAATCCCGTTCGCTCAGACATAGCTCCTGAGACGATGGTCAGGGCTGTAGTTGCAAAGGCGATTTGAAATAGAAAAAAGATCGTACCTAGATCTGATCCTGCTGGATTGTCTTGTACACCAATCCCAAAAAACAAATCAGTTCCAATAAAACCATAAGTGGACTTGCCAAACATAATTCCAAAACCGAAAAACAGGAAAATAAGACTGCCAATAATCCAATCGATGAGATTCTTGATCGCCACTGCATTGCCATGCTCGGCTCGAACCATTCCTACTTCGAATGCCTTAAATCCTGCTTGCATGAAAAACACCAACGCTGCGGACAACAACACCCAGACGTGATCGATATTAAAGGTTACCGTGGGGGGAGCTTCAGGCATGGCCCAAACCTCAGACATTGTTGCACACGATATCAGCAACAATGTTGACATAATTTTTCTCTTCATAAATGATAATAATGAGTGATTCTACCTACTACTAATTGCGAATATTACTAATAAGATGGGTTTAGAGAAACGATCAGAACACAAATAACCCATAATAGAAAAAGAGTCATAAATAGACCTGTCATTGCACCATAAAAACAGTATTACACAACGGTATCTCTATATCTTCTATAAGACTTCTGGCTTTCTGACATCTTATCCTACATAGGTAGGAATAAAAACATTGAACATCCCAATCAAAACTAGATGGTTAAAACACTGCTTTGGAGATTTGAATTGTACAGTTCGATTTACACCTATCGTTGCATTCCATTTATCAAATGATCGAACAAAAAGCAGCTATTTATTCAGACTACATCATAAAGATTCGTTCCATCATTATCACTTGCCAATCTTCCCCTCTGTACATATATTATAGTGTGATCCTAGAAAATATTAATACGCCTTAAAACCTGTCAATTCATAAGCTCATCTTGCTTTATTTTCACAAAAAAACTTATCTTGACGAAAATTCAACAGTTATTGAAAGAACAATAAAGACTTATTAATTATGTACAAAATTGAACAAAAGGATTTTGGGTACTACCTCACATTTAGTGGCTTTATCAAAAAAGAAGAAATGGAAGAGTGGTACAAAGAATCTCTAGCCTTGCTAGAAAAGGCTCCTGCTCATTTCGGTGTATTTGCAGACCTGAGAGACATGAAACCATTGCCTGCAGAAAGTCAGAGTGTCATGGAAGAAGGCCAAAAGAACTACAAACAAAAAGGGATGGTGAGATCTGTCGTGGTATTGAACAGTGCGATCCCTACCATGCAATTCAAAAGAATTGCAAAAACCACGGGAATCTACCAATGGGAACGATACATTGATGCTTCGAGTAACAAAGACTGGGAGGCAACTGGAATAGCTTGGATCAAGGACGAAATAGATCCAGATGCCAAATAATACAATAAAGAGTCAGCATATTGCCATTATAGGGGCCGGTGTGTCGGGTATCTCGGCAGCCAGAGTTTGGCAAAAATGCGGCTATTCAGTCACAATATTTGAGGCCTCCGACCAGATCGGAGGCCAATGGAACATGACCTACCCGGGCGTTCGGTTGCAAAACACCGCCCCTCAATACCAGTTCACCGATTTTCCCTGGCCGTTTACTCCTGATCGTCACCCTACTGGGGAGCAGGTCTTGAAATACCTGCATGCTGCCGTCGCAGCATTTGGTCTTGAGGTCAAGCTCAACCACAAAGTGACCCAAATGGTCAAACAGGATATCGGTTGGCAATTGACTTTTGAAAACGGAGCGCAAGGAGATTTTGCCTATGTCATGATAGCGACAGGCCAATACCCAGGAGGAGACAAGAAACACAAGCCTCGTTTTGAAAATATCGACTCGTATCAAGGAGAGGTTGTCACCAACATCAATTCCAAAGAAGTCTTCAAGGGCAAGCATGTGGCCGTCGTAGGATTTGGCAAGACGGCTCTGGACTTTGCAGCATGGAGCGGTGCAGTAGCCCAAAGCACGCAACACATCTTTAGGACACCGAGGTGGACTATCCCTGATCATTTACTAGGAATAGATTACACCCGACCCTTTTTCTCACGCTTTGGCAGTGACATGATGCCTTCTTGGTGTCACAGTTCTTTGATCCAAAATTTGCTACACAAGAAACTGCCCTTTGTCGTTAAGTCTTTTTGGGGCTTTATAGCTACGCTCTTTCAGTACCAGCATCGAAAAGATGCAAAGCTAGGTACACTTGACCCAAGCGTAT is part of the Reichenbachiella agarivorans genome and harbors:
- a CDS encoding flavin-containing monooxygenase, whose product is MPNNTIKSQHIAIIGAGVSGISAARVWQKCGYSVTIFEASDQIGGQWNMTYPGVRLQNTAPQYQFTDFPWPFTPDRHPTGEQVLKYLHAAVAAFGLEVKLNHKVTQMVKQDIGWQLTFENGAQGDFAYVMIATGQYPGGDKKHKPRFENIDSYQGEVVTNINSKEVFKGKHVAVVGFGKTALDFAAWSGAVAQSTQHIFRTPRWTIPDHLLGIDYTRPFFSRFGSDMMPSWCHSSLIQNLLHKKLPFVVKSFWGFIATLFQYQHRKDAKLGTLDPSVLDLVFPPKSQFVPDLRSASAVAPNHYYEYVAHQRIIPYRGEVASFFEHGIILSDGQKIEADMVCICCGNEAPTYAFLPEAYAQHLRVHGGPSLYRHQIDPRIPDLGFAGYNHGFMHIALCEMGTLWQIAAHQKDLQLPSETEMLASAQRVSQWKITHSSYESTFNIAVSTRYQQHLDILLQDLGISQWRKLPNVPAEIFARYDPTDYKGVIEEYLAKSAKRKAKGQVKQVMPVDA
- a CDS encoding ammonium transporter, whose product is MSEVWAMPEAPPTVTFNIDHVWVLLSAALVFFMQAGFKAFEVGMVRAEHGNAVAIKNLIDWIIGSLIFLFFGFGIMFGKSTYGFIGTDLFFGIGVQDNPAGSDLGTIFFLFQIAFATTALTIVSGAMSERTGFIPYMTASAIVAVVIYPVYGHWVWGNLFYADNPAWLADLGFIDFAGSTVVHSIGAWVGLVGIWVIGPRLGRFDKDGNPLEFKPANYAYSVLGLLILWLGWWGFNGGSQLALDGAVGEIILNTNIAGAAAGLVAFFHCYWFQDRKDLYPKFLGGIIGGLVAITACCANVDHLGALAVGLTAGLVHNYAFDLILHKLKLDDPVGAIPVHGFCGVWGTLCVAIFGEISPETTRLTQLGVQAFGVLVAFVFTTSVSFLMFMLLKKTIGLRVSPEEEKYGIIIGGEANMGEETEEEIEMSEEELLELMK